aaaaaattgtaataaataattaccttttttgtgtaaataatattatatttgtgtAATAGTTTTCCTTTTTTCTAAAGAGAGCCAAAAAGAAAGTAAATCGTTGGtgaataaattatcaataaaTGAAAAAAGGGTCAATAATATTTGCTGGACTCCCTCCCTGACCGTCGGTGTTTCAAACAGAAGCAGAGCAACTGTTTTGGTCGGACTCTTTTGGTGGTTTGTTCCGATGTTCAAAGATTGTGGGTATTGGATCTCGTTTTCTTCTCAATGTTGACGCGTCTGCAGAGTAACAAACTTTTCTCCAAGGTTTGTATAGTTAAATGGGGTTTCCTTTCTACACTTTCGCTTGCGTCGTATTATCTGACTTATTGTTCTCGCGATCTGCGTTTTTATTTTTAGGTTCTTCTGAGTCGTTACAATAATGGGTTTCCCAATCTTATCTCTGGGTCTCAATTTTTAAGAGGTTTTAACGAGATTACAAAGCATAGGTTTTCTGTAATGTCGGGTGAAAATCTAAGAAGCCTATCTAACTGTGCTTCCCCGAGGAATTACCGAGTCGTAGTGGCTGCAACTCGTGAAATGGGGATAGGGAAAGATGGCAAGTTGCCATGGAGATTGCCTTCTGATCTCAAATTCTTCAAGGAACTTACAGTGACAACATCAGATCCTGAGAAGAAGAATGCTGTAGTAATGGGTAGAAAAACCTGGGAGAGTATTCCACTTGAGTTTAGACCTTTACCCGGTCGCCTGAATGTTGTCCTTACTCGTTCCCAGAGTTCTGATATTACAACTGGAGAAAATGTTGTAATATGTGGGAGCATTCCATCAGCTTTGGAACTATTAGCCGAGGTTCCTTATTGTTTTGCAATAGAGAAGGTGTTTGTCATTGGCGGTGGCCAGATATTCAGGTAGATTTTTTAGTAAAAGTTGTTGAATTTCATTGCATATTTGTTGGGGAAAGATAATGTTTTGATGTTTTACAATGCAGGGAAACACTCAATGCTTCAGGTTGCGAAGCCATTCACATTACTGAAATTGGGACAAGCATTGAATGCAATACCTTCATTCCTTCAATTGACTCGTCTTGTTTCCAGCTGTGGTACTCTTCGAAGCCATTGGAAGAAAATAATGTCCGGTTTTCATTTGCAACTTATGTTCGTGTTAGATCTAGGACAACTGATAATTATGAGGTAAAAGACTTGAGTTTCTTGCCCAGGATGATTGTTGAGAGACGAGATGAATGAGTCAATTAGTAAATAATACTGAGACTTGTTCATGAAACTATCTCAAGTGACAAGCAAGACCCTTGACTGGTTAGATACAGAATTCATTTGCCTAGGTAGTCTtaaaccttggttctctatgacTCTACTGCTCTTTGCCTTACATTTTATTGTTGTTGCTGATGTTTAAATGTAAATATGAGCATCATCCCCAGTCCACGTTGTGATTTTGTACAATGTAAGTCTATCTTTGCAGATCTTTTCATCTTCTTATATAACTAAGGTATTTACTTATGTTGTTGCTGTACCTTAGGTTGGTTCTTCTTTATcgatttcattcttttttttttgtacaaaGATTATCCTGTCCATAGGGAATGCAGATTTTGGTGATCAATGAGCAAAAGAAAAGACTGTGCATCTTTGAGCCATTGGGTTTTTAGGATGATTGTAAAGAGAAATAGAAAGATTCACTGCCCTGTTTTTAGCATTCAATTATATAAGCAATGTCAATGGTTGTCTTGTTGCATATACAATTACATTTTACATAAATATTGTACAAATGTTTGAGCAGCAAAATGGCTTTAAGATAATCGCACCTCACTCAAAAGAGAATTGCAGGAACTGTTGTGCTTTACTTGCATCAAACACATTCAATTATATGAATCTAGTTTATTTTAGTATATTGCCTGGCTGAGAAGTGAAGGGACGGTTTTGGGGTTGtgcagatttttttttttttatgttttttcttcTTGCGGTTTGAGCAATCACAATTTAGGCCTTCAAAAGCAATATTGCCTTTGAATGGAaaacccttctttctttttttttttggggggggggtttaGGGAGGGGCTCTGCCACCTTTCAAGGCCGAAGAGGTAATCCATTATCTCAATAAAAGCCCATAACGATGAAAAAGCTAAAAGCAAGGCAGCCCAATGATCTGTTATTGAAGCCTGGTAATGATAAAACTCTCAACTTGGGAAAGGGTAATTAAAGTAATCATTCTCAtgcgaaataaataatgaaaatagtcGAGAATGGTAGGTAGAAGCAAGGAagcaacattaataataatagccACCTAAAATGTTGCAAAATCTTTTTTCTATTAAAAGGAAATGGATCAAACGTGTTGATATCATCCAATTAAAATAGACAATTTTCAtagattaatatttattaaacacatctcaatttgtatgaaaattgacCACTCTATTACCGGCTATGAGGATACATTTTGTAATTATACAAATAATCCAACTATCACGTCTTTTCTAATCCTAATCAAAAAGTCAATATTTGTTGTGATATTACTACTAtggttttattgttttttttaaatttatataagttaaaaatatatGTGAGCTCATACAAGATGCATCaagtttgaaataaaattaattacagCAAACCTCATTTAATTATTGTACCATTTTAATTGAGCTTCAAAATATTACTATATTAAACAAGTGCATCTGttagtttagttattaatttaGATGTAAAATGCTTTCACGATCAAATTGCAAATAATGAGTTCCTATTTCATGGACAATTGAATTTAATTTGCTAAAAATTTAAACTatgttaataaaatttgaaagagtttcttttcttttctttttttttaacaattaaatcCAAACTATTATATAGTAAATATACAcgtgtttataatttaattcatgtaACATGCAGAAAAagttgaataatttgatattaatatttttttatgtgaaGCTAGagttaaaaagaaataataaacatAGCCATTTCTAACCATTAATGGGATTATTCCAAGTAATGGGATGAAACTCTATGTTTGGGAAATGTGTATTTTGCagaaaataaaatgattgataaaagaaatataaacctTTTAGATGAGAAAGGATTACATGAAACAGTGACGTCACGTCATTTGTATCcttttccaatagttttatgccacatcatTAATTCAagataaaatcctaaaattcagGATAAGAATACTAATGTGTtataaaactattggaaagggatacagatgacgtggcgccactgtttcatacaatcctttctcccTTTTAGACATACTAAAAGTTGGCCATGAAACATCATAAGGTTTAGGATATACAAGGGACCGAAAAAGGCTAAATATGCTTATCCAGAGCTATTTGAAAGATATGAAGTTCCTCTGGCACTTATCATTTTGAAACTAGAATTTTAGATATGCAACAAAAGCTTACATTGGGAATATGGGGGGATCTTAATTTTACAGAATGGAACAATAATGGTAAAGATCATCATGCACAACGTACCAAACTTCACATCTCTGGCATGTCTTTGGAGAGTATATCACTACATCTTTCCGGCTATCCTTCTTCTCATCCTTATTCTCatccttcttcttctcctcttttGCGGCCCCTATACTTACGATCGATGCGTGTTTACGGAACTTCCTGACTTTCTTAATGATCTTAAACGGATCAGCTTCGCCGGTAACCATTACCGTATTTTTCGATGGATCGAGGGTGATGGACGTTATCCCCACTAGCTCTGAAATTACATGCATTACCTTCTGCCTGCACTTTGGACACAGCAGCTCCACTGACAGGATTGTTTTCTGCAACAGCCAAAACAAAGAGTCAGATTCTATGGTACTTTGTCCCTGCTCAGAGCAATAATATCCTATGACAAATAGAAGTACTGTAGGATGTCAGTGCAGGCTGCAGGGAGAGAATGGCAGAGCAGGAATTGATGAGTTCAAAATTAAATGCTTCCACAGAGCAaacatcaaattacatatataaaaagCGCAAATATAGGAAGCTAAATAGGTATCAAGGGAATGGAATGAAACCTTCGACATGGTGTTTTTGAATAAAGCAGACACAATAAACAAAGTTGTATAAGACTTAGGAATGTGaagaagctttttttttttcaacGGATCCAAGCAgtcttatatataaaattattactacATCTCTCTCAACTTTCATTTcattacatttaaattttttgtctTCTAAATATGTTTGTTTTTTTACTTATGGCTTTAGATATAAGAAGTTTGGTTGGGAAGTAAATGGACTGACAGTATTAGTTGGTGAGAAGTAAATGCCAGTCAGAAGATGTTTGATTGGTTACCAATGGCACCTTGCTCAATAAATGTGGAATTTTTACACACATGAAGGGAAAAAACAGAAACCTTAATACTTGGGAGTTTTCACTATGATGCTGAACAAGTTTTGAATGGTTTCCCTCGCTCACAAATGTATATTCTTTCAATTGCTAAAACTGAATCATATAACCAGTATGACATTGACGATTTCATGCTATGAAAAGTTCCCAGTCGACTGAGCAAATAATCATTTGTACAGAGTACAGACAGTGGGATGGTTTATCCGAGAGATGTCAGAATAACCAGATGGAACAACATTTTCTTGTAATTGCAGAACACTGTCAGGCCTATGACTCACCTTGAGTTTTTCACTGCAAATTTAGCCGTGTTTCTACGGTTACCCACGCGTCTCTATCTCCCCCATTGTGGACATGTGATGTGAGACCAAGCTTGTCTGCCTACGACCCAGACGTCCTCCTCCCTTCAATGCTCCCATCCCCTCGAGTTAAACAAAATATTACTCAATTACATAAAACTTCCATAATGTTCTGTGTAATTACAcaaattataacatttctaatGTTTTGTATAGTTACACACATttcttaattatataaattattataaatcttgtaatttttttaatacatattgCATTACATTTTCCAATTATGCAAAccattacaatttttttaatggtTTGGGTAACATTGAAGCTGATGGAAAGCTCAAATTAAGGTCTTTTGAGAATTTTAGTTGTTTCTCTATGAGCCTTATCATATTAAATTGGGAAAAATTACACAAATTGGTCAGGTTTAGAAACAAATCAGAGAACAAAATTCATTAGTTAGTCTTTGAAGCAAAAATTCTGCTCTCATCAACTTTAATGCAATGAGTACTCTTTCTCATCACCATAAATTACAATCAAGTTAGCCACAAAAAAAAAAGCAGTAACTTCAATATCCAGCTGTATGATTTGTAATTTGGCATGTAGAGTCGAGATGTAAAGGCAGCGAGTAGTTGGCACATCACTTTCCCTGTTAGCCCAAACCCTTACCTTATGTTCcgtcattttgatatattttttcaCCAAGGAATGTTAAAAAGCTCTCCCTCTAAAACCTGATGAGACATGCCAATATAAACACTGAAAGATATAAGATGCATTACCTCGTTCTAAGCAAAGGAAAAAGGTGTGAAGTTCGATGGCAAGAACAGATGATTATTGACAACTTGGAATTTTACTTCAAGGGGCTGAGAAATATCATAGCTTTACAAAACATGAGagcattaatttatttattcgaCTTAGTATAGGAATAGCAGTAACATTTTTGGTAGATTATCAACTAACTATACTCTGGAAAGAGGATGCACATGGTTATCTGATTTTATGGCGGTCCATGTTGCATGGATTGTACAACAATTTGGAAAAGGATTAAATCCTTTCCCACCAAGTAGTACATTAGACATGGGTAAGTTTGATTATAAATCCGTAAATACACAACTGCTGTGAAAGTAGAGGACTTACCAGAAGGAAAACAAAAAGGATATCAACTCAAATAAATCTTTAAGCAAAAGATACATACAAGAGATTATTTTCTCCAAGGGAAATCCAAAAGCCCCAAAAAGTGGTGAAAGGAAGAACTCGAGCCTAATGACGAGTTAATCATCTTGGCTCCTTGCAACCTTTACTTTTACAACAACAGTTCAGGGAACATATAATAAGAACTACTTGCACTTACCAGTACAACCTTCAGTAAACAAACCGTCTTCTAATGCGTATCTTTGATCTCGTACACTTCCATTGGAGTTTATTGTAACAGCTTTATCTGTTTCATGCTCAGTTTTCACCATCTGAGAATAGCAGCTAACAATTTTCTTATCTAACTCGTAATAAGCCTCCATTTTCTTCAGGGGTTTCAGATCCAGATCAATGAAATACACCTAGAAATTTGTCAATTTAGATAAGATATTCATGTAAAATGAGAACGAAGTAAGAAAAGCTGCCATAGATGACTTTGATTTCAGCCCAAAAGAATTTCT
The sequence above is drawn from the Gossypium hirsutum isolate 1008001.06 chromosome A05, Gossypium_hirsutum_v2.1, whole genome shotgun sequence genome and encodes:
- the LOC107960692 gene encoding bifunctional dihydrofolate reductase-thymidylate synthase, which codes for MLTRLQSNKLFSKVLLSRYNNGFPNLISGSQFLRGFNEITKHRFSVMSGENLRSLSNCASPRNYRVVVAATREMGIGKDGKLPWRLPSDLKFFKELTVTTSDPEKKNAVVMGRKTWESIPLEFRPLPGRLNVVLTRSQSSDITTGENVVICGSIPSALELLAEVPYCFAIEKVFVIGGGQIFRETLNASGCEAIHITEIGTSIECNTFIPSIDSSCFQLWYSSKPLEENNVRFSFATYVRVRSRTTDNYEVKDLSFLPRMIVERRDE
- the LOC107957936 gene encoding heavy metal-associated isoprenylated plant protein 32 — its product is MSKKTILSVELLCPKCRQKVMHVISELVGITSITLDPSKNTVMVTGEADPFKIIKKVRKFRKHASIVSIGAAKEEKKKDENKDEKKDSRKDVVIYSPKTCQRCEVWYVVHDDLYHYCSIL